Proteins from one Camelina sativa cultivar DH55 chromosome 8, Cs, whole genome shotgun sequence genomic window:
- the LOC104706793 gene encoding uncharacterized protein LOC104706793 yields MEWKKWYLDAILVPLALVMMLCYHIYLCFMVRTHPFSTLLGINSRGRRIWICSMIKENQKMNILAVQTLRNIIMGATLMATTCVLLCAGLAAVLSSTYSIKKPLNDAAFLGAHGDFAISIKYLTILTIFIFSFFFHSLCIRFLNQVAILVNIPNLDPNLSGCLFLTSEHVSEMFEKGIFLNTVGNRLFYAGFSLMLWIFGPILVFLSVLGMVLVLYNLDFVSANDKKEKQRVVDCRRASDLLNDGDD; encoded by the exons ATGGAGTGGAAGAAATGGTACTTGGATGCTATTCTTGTGCCCTTAGCTCTTGTGATGATGCTTTGTTACCACATCTACTTGTGCTTCATGGTTCGAACCCATCCCTTCTCCACCCTCCTCGGCATTAACTCTCGCGGCCGCCGGATCTGGATTTGTTCTATGATCAAG GAGAATCAAAAGATGAACATATTGGCCGTACAAACACTGCGTAACATAATAATGGGAGCTACACTGATGGCCACAACATGCGTGCTCCTCTGCGCCGGTCTAGCCGCGGTGTTAAGCAGCACCTACAGCATCAAGAAGCCACTAAACGACGCCGCTTTTCTTGGAGCTCACGGAGATTTTGCCATATCTATCAAATACCTAACAATTCTCACcattttcatcttctccttcttcttccactcccTCTGCATCCGTTTCTTAAACCAAGTCGCCATTCTCGTTAACATCCCTAATTTAGACCCTAATCTTTCCGGTTGCTTATTCCTCACGTCTGAGCACGTCAGCGAGATGTTCGAGAAGGGTATCTTTCTCAACACGGTAGGGAACAGGTTGTTCTACGCCGGGTTTTCACTGATGCTGTGGATCTTTGGTCCCATCCTCGTGTTCttgagcgttttggggatggttcttgttctttataACCTCGATTTCGTGTCGGCCAACgataagaaagagaaacaacGTGTAGTTGATTGCCGTCGCGCCTCTGATCTTCTAAATGATGgtgatgactga
- the LOC104706792 gene encoding vegetative storage protein 1-like, producing MKILSLSLLLFLTATVSHSRPSEPVPRLIELFTSTKIVENEAEFLEKQRLSISWHLGVETSNIINFKTVFANCKDYVEDYLKTSQQYRYDSKTVCKEAYFYAKDLVLRNDTYNVWIFDLDETLLSNIPFYAKYGYGTEKHEPETFRKWLEAGEAPVLPETLHLYQNILELWISPVLLTERFQDLEEVTLKNLKAAGFPYWRHVFFKECRPTGSSKKIANFNQRRRRIWRGMATLSLGILETNGLIWLRTALGEGLLSSLIHSTTRSNKDHASTLYVFFFYLCIPVVATC from the exons atgaaaattcttTCACTCTCACTTCTCTTGTTCTTGACCGCTACGGTCTCCCACAGCCGGCCTTCAGAACCCGTTCCTAGGCTCATCGAGCTCTTCACATCAACAAAAATCGTTGAGAATGAAGCCGAGTTCTTAGAGAAACAACGACTCTCCATCAGCTGGCACCTTGGTGTCGAGACCTCTAACATCATAAACTTCAAGACGGTGTTCGCAAATTGCAAAGACTATGTTGAAGACTATCTGAAAACTTCCCAACAGTACCGTTACGACTCTAAAACGGTGTGCAAAGAAGCTTATTTCTACGCTAAAGACCTTGTCCTAAGGAATGACACCTACAATGTTTGGATCTTTGACTTAGACGAGACCCTCCTCTCTAATATTCCCTTTTACGCCAAATATGGATACGG AACAGAGAAGCATGAACCGGAGACGTTCAGGAAGTGGTTGGAGGCCGGAGAAGCTCCCGTCCTCCCAGAGACCTTGCATCTTTACCAAAACATCCTTGAACTCTGGATTAGCCCCGTCTTACTCACTGAACGATTCCAAGATTTGGAGGAAGTCACTCTAAAGAATCTCAAAGCTGCTGGCTTCCCCTACTGGAGGCATGTCTTTTTCAA gGAATGTAGGCCAACAGGCTCGAGCAAGAAGATAGCGAACTTCaatcaaaggagaagaagaatctggagAGGAATGGCCACACTATCATTGGGAATATTGGAGACCAATGGGCTGATTTGGCTAAGGACAGCCCTGGGAGAAGGACTTTTAAGCTCCCTAATCCACTCTACTACAAGATCTAATAAAGATCATGCATCAaccttgtatgttttttttttttatctttgtatcccCGTGGTTGCTACTTGCTAG
- the LOC104709358 gene encoding basic leucine zipper 9-like has product MNGHTAKNMGMKRSASELALQEYLTKVLSSSALSRQESILDTSPLDPSFDLINRDYTSELRDSLLWSEGLIPTGRFRDAQSSICENLSADSPVSANKPEARGGARRTTSASSHDHSDEEDAETEAGQSEMTNDPNDLKRIRRMYSNRESARRSRRRKQEYLVDLESQVDSLKGENSTLYKQLIDATQQFRSAGTNNRVLKSDVETLRVKVKLAEDLVARGSLTSSLNQLLQTXDL; this is encoded by the exons atgaatggtcACACAGCCAAAAACATGGGTATGAAGAGAAGTGCTTCTGAGTTGGCTCTACAAGAGTATCTCACTAAGGTCTTGTCTTCTTCTGCTTTATCCAGACAAGAATCTATTCTTGACACAAGCCCTCTAGACCCTTCTTTCGATCTCATCAACCGG GATTACACCAGTGAATTAAGAGATAGTCTTTTGTGGTCTGAGGGATTGATTCCGACTGGACGTTTTCGCGATGCACAGTCCTCAATCTGCG AGAATCTGTCAGCTGATAGTCCAGTGTCAGCCAATAAACCTGAGGCAAGAGGAGGAGCTCGGAGAACCACGAGTGCATCTTCTCATGATCactctgatgaagaagatgcagaGACAGAAGCTGGTCAATCTGAAATGACAAATGATCCTAATGATCTAAAACGTATTAGAAG GATGTATTCAAACAGGGAATCAGCAAGGCGGTCGAGGAGAAGGAAGCAAGAGTACTTGGTAGATCTTGAATCTCAG GTTGATTCTTTGAAAGGAGAAAACTCGACACTGTACAAGCAGCTCATAGACGCAACACAACAGTTTCGTAGCGCTGGAACAAATAACAGAGTTCTCAAATCAGATGTTGAAACTCTGAGAGTCAAG GTGAAACTAGCAGAAGATTTGGTAGCTAGAGGTTCCCTCACGAGCAGCTTGAATCAACTTCTACAAACTCNCGATCTCTAG
- the LOC104709356 gene encoding glutathione S-transferase T3-like — translation MDSDEFMNPYLPSSSYMNLLHSQLDNQNLEYTPFDSPCSKTPSEPPSEPPSPQVNRKSRHAWLPTDDIMLVSAWLNTSKDPITSNEQRRGAFWGRIADYFASCPNAVDRPKREASHCKQRWGRINDLVCKFVGCYKAATREKSSGQNEDDVMKLAHQIYFNDHGTRFTLEHAWRDLRYDQKWCASTSIKGSGVKRGRVSVDGSEPDAHPVVDVDEPLPRSPGVKAAKGKSKTSSNTQPDVEEDGKAYLEYQLDRVSWMYEMKEKDFALKEKEYAMKKEHMKHVMLENLIAKKDSLTESEKTLKDKLIDDMMSST, via the coding sequence ATGGATTCAGACGAGTTTATGAATCCATATCTTCCCTCCTCTAGCTATATGAACCTGTTACACAGCCAACTTGATAACCAAAACCTCGAATACACTCCTTTTGATAGTCCATGTTCTAAAACTCCATCTGAACCCCCATCCGAACCTCCATCCCCTCAAGTAAACCGCAAGTCAAGGCATGCATGGTTACCAACGGATGATATCATGTTGGTCAGCGCTTGGCTCAACACTAGCAAGGATCCGATTACTTCCAACGAGCAAAGACGTGGAGCCTTTTGGGGGAGGATTGCGGATTACTTTGCATCATGTCCGAATGCTGTTGATCGGCCAAAGAGAGAGGCGAGTCACTGTAAGCAGAGGTGGGGGAGGATAAACGACTTGGTGTGCAAGTTCGTTGGCTGTTACAAGGCTGCCACAAGAGAGAAGTCTAGTGGAcagaatgaagatgatgtgatGAAGTTAGCACATCAGATATATTTCAATGATCATGGAACGAGGTTTACCTTGGAGCATGCATGGCGAGACTTAAGATACGATCAAAAATGGTGTGCCTCAACATCTATTAAAGGTAGTGGAGTGAAAAGGGGAAGAGTGAGTGTTGATGGGTCTGAACCGGATGCACACCCGGTTGTTGATGTCGATGAACCATTGCCTCGTTCTCCTGGTGTTAAGGCTGCAAAGGGGAAGTCCAAAACAAGCTCAAACACCCAACCGGATGTGGAGGAAGATGGAAAAGCTTACTTGGAGTATCAGTTGGACCGTGTGTCTTGGATGTatgagatgaaggagaaggactTCGCATTGAAAGAGAAGGAGTACGCTATGAAGAAGGAGCATATGAAGCATGTGATGCTTGAAAATCTGATTGCCAAGAAGGATTCATTAACTGAATCAGAAAAAACTCTTAAGGATAAGCTAATTGATGACATGATGTCATCAACTTGA
- the LOC104709357 gene encoding glutathione S-transferase T3-like: MDSDEFMNPYLPSSSYMNLLHSQLDNQNLEYTPFDSPCSKTPSEPPSEPPSPQVNRKSRHAWLPTDDIMLVSAWLNTSKDPITSNEQRRGAFWGRIADYFASCPNAVDRPKREASHCKQRWGRINDLVCKFVGCYKAATREKSSGQNEDDVMKLAHQIYFNDHGTRFTLEHAWRDLRYDQKWCASTSIKGSGVKRGRVSVDGSEPDAHPVVDVDEPLPRPPGVKAAKGKSKTSSNTQPDVEEDGKAYLEYQLDRVSWMYEMKEKDFALKEKEYAMKKEHMKHVMLENLIAKKDSLTESEKTLKDKLIDDMMSST; encoded by the coding sequence ATGGATTCAGACGAGTTTATGAATCCATATCTTCCCTCCTCTAGCTATATGAACCTGTTACACAGCCAACTTGATAACCAAAACCTCGAATACACTCCTTTTGATAGTCCATGTTCTAAAACTCCATCTGAACCCCCATCCGAACCTCCATCCCCTCAAGTAAACCGCAAGTCAAGGCATGCATGGTTACCAACGGATGATATCATGTTGGTCAGCGCTTGGCTCAACACTAGCAAGGATCCGATTACTTCCAACGAGCAAAGACGTGGAGCCTTTTGGGGGAGGATTGCGGATTACTTTGCATCATGTCCGAATGCTGTTGATCGGCCAAAGAGAGAGGCGAGTCACTGTAAGCAGAGGTGGGGGAGGATAAACGACTTGGTGTGCAAGTTCGTTGGCTGTTACAAGGCTGCCACAAGAGAGAAGTCTAGTGGAcagaatgaagatgatgtgatGAAGTTAGCACATCAGATATATTTCAATGATCATGGAACGAGGTTTACCTTGGAGCATGCATGGCGAGACTTAAGATACGATCAAAAATGGTGTGCCTCAACATCTATTAAAGGTAGTGGAGTGAAAAGGGGAAGAGTGAGTGTTGATGGGTCTGAACCGGATGCACACCCGGTTGTTGATGTCGATGAACCATTGCCTCGTCCTCCTGGTGTTAAGGCTGCAAAGGGGAAGTCCAAAACAAGCTCAAACACCCAACCGGATGTGGAGGAAGATGGAAAAGCTTACTTGGAGTATCAGTTGGACCGTGTGTCTTGGATGTatgagatgaaggagaaggactTCGCATTGAAAGAGAAGGAGTACGCTATGAAGAAGGAGCATATGAAGCATGTGATGCTTGAAAATCTGATTGCCAAGAAGGATTCATTAACTGAATCAGAAAAAACTCTTAAGGATAAGCTAATTGATGACATGATGTCATCAACTTGA